AAGGAGAACGGGTCGCTGTTCAGCATTGACTCTACCACGCTGAAGGTCACTGCCCACGTGACCAAGGTGAACCTGTCCAACGGCATGACCTGGTCGCCTGACAACTTGAGCATGTTCTACGTCGACTCCTTCACACGGAGTGTCTACTCGTTCGGTTTCGACGCCGCCAGCGGGCAGCTGTGTGAGTAACCGCCGAAATAGATTAACCCTAGTCAAAGTAATAGAGTAAGAGTTAACCCGCAGTCGGACACGTTTCGCAAGTATATCGTAACTTTTGTTAAGGCGTATTGAGTAGCCCATGGCCCTTCGCTCTGGTGGTAAATTTCCAGGCGCGCCCACTGCCATTTCAGAATAGTTATAACTCTAGCATCAGGACAGTCTCTTTAGGGTTGTAATTTTGCTCTTTTGGTAGTGGGGGCCAGGAAATCTTACGGTAGGAACTTCGCAAATAACCGCACAATGTTATCATCGAGAAAGGACCACGAAAAGCGGCTTCGCTTCCGTGGAACCTGGCGTTGGCACCAGGCGCTTGGCGTACACGCTCACAAGGTTCCTGGGTGTTCATATACCGTGGTTCCAGTTTCGGCAAAGAGAAACCACACATAAGTAAAGGATGCCCAAACACTGCTGTAAAAATAAAAACGCAAGAACACTATACTTTCGCTACAAAGTCCTTGCAAGCGCAGAGTCTGCCCGGGGAGCTCTCCTTAGCGACTGCTTGACTTTCCTTATCAGCGACGCACTATTATATGTGACTTTTTTGAACTGCAGCCAACCGGCAGGTACTAGTTGACTTCAACTCGAAGGAAGAGTACACACAATGCGGCTACCCCGACGGAATGACGGTGGATGTGAACGGCAAGCTGTGGGTAGCCTGCTACGCAGCCGGGAGGGTCATCAACATCGATCCTGATACGGGTGAGTGGGAATCAGGCCGCCTATAGGTCTGGGTTATATAAAGAGAAATGATTGGGGTATACGAAAAGACCTAAATGGATTAGAGAACGAACGCTAGTTAAAAATATTCAAGCTGAAATCGAGAAGAGGAAATGGACAGGATGTGCATTGGACGAGAACAGATGACCACTGTTCCCTTGGGGTAAATGAGTGGATTCTAAGATAAACACAGCAGCGGTCGCAGAATTATTCGAATGCAATTTACGAAATTATGGGGGATAGGTGCTAGTATATAGGCAGTGATAAGTTCCAAGCGTTTAAGTGATCCGACATTCGGTGTGCTAATACCACACGCTTGAGGCAAACTAGTTTCCTAGCGACTTCAGCAGCGTGGTTTTCATGCGCTGTGATAgtttgcaaacaaaaaataaacagtcCCCTTTGTCGCGTAGACAGACTGAAAAATATGACCTTCTATATTCTGCTCGGTTACATTAAGTAGCTAACTTTCCGTTTTTTTTCTTGGGACACATGACTAACCACGTGAGTGTTCTTGTACAGTACACAGCTAGCCTTCGACTTGTCTGAAATATTCAGGATTTTCCGTTATTATCTTTCACTGTTCTCATATCGGGACACGCAACGGTCTCCGGGGCGCATGCTCAAGAGGAGTTTTCCGAAGGCCAAGAAATGATAGCCAGAACGCTTTCTCTGCACTATGATAACGTATCTATAAGGCTGCATACTTTTCCTTGGGAACACTACCTGATTGCGTAGGCGTCCTGGGAAGTCTTATCTTTGCTGAGAGAAAGCACGCCTGCATTCGCCTGAGTAGTGAGCGTTACGGTTGCATTGCTATAGCCACAAAGGAACACTAACTTAGCTTTATTTCTCTAAAGACTTTATGGTAGGGGTTTTAcctctggtttatggtttatggggcctaacgtcccaaagcgactccggctatgtggcacaccgtagtgaaggtgtccggaaatttcgaccacctagggttctttaacgtgctctgacatcgcaaagtacacacgcctctagaattttgcctccatcgaaattcgaccgccgcggccgtgatcgaacccgcgtctttcgggtcagcagccgagcgccatatccactgagccaccgcggcggctccggggGCGTTACCTCTACCTAGCTCCTTTTTTTGTAAACCTTGTTTACATTTGTTCTTGTTCTAACGCTTTCTAAAAAACACTCGTCGAGTGGACCAAATGAGAAATAAAGTTCACACTAGCGAATCATCGACAAAAAACATCTTATGTATGTCCATGGCACCAGAATCGCACGTGACACGAAATCAGCGAGAACAAGCTGACTTGAAACCCTCAACGACGCTGGAGTCCTGACTTATAACTGCAACTTTCTGTGCCCGGTTGCGTGTGAGCCTACGTGTGCATGTAATCTCTATAACCCACTGCAGTCTGCAGCTATAAGTCCCATAACGCGACGGTATACCTCCTCTCTGTCATATACTGTGGCTTGCTTTGCGATACGCAGTCAGGTCAGCAGTCTGCGCTGGAGGTTAGTGCCCCACTCTTACCACGCCTCTCTGACTCGTATGTTAACTTGAATGGAATTAGGGCCTCTCGTGCTCTCCCTAAACACTGCGCAGTCTTCATCGGCACCATTTTGTATTTACCCTTTTCCAAATATCTCATTTCAACGTTCAGATCTGGGGTTAGGTGTCCACCGTGAGCAAAACTGTTACTGCATCTTTCTTGTCACCGTGACCACCTCATCGAACTCTTCTTTAACTGTAATTGGTTTATCGGCGCACGCGTGTAAGCTTTAACTGATATCGTATTGAGATGTAGTTGataaagtgaaataaaaaaacagaaaagaatttTGCTACAGCCCTTCTGTTTGGCGGCCTCTTGACCCACTGCATCGCGCGTGGCAGAGAGGGCACGATGCCAAAATATAATGGAGGACGACCACGCCTGCGATTCCCATGGGAGAGCCgaactcggaagaaagcagcattGTGAACGGCAGACTCGAGAGAGGTGACCAGTCAAGCGTGGTTCAAGAGATTGGGCCGAGACAGAGGAGGGTATTCTGCCGTGACTAGAGGTCGTGAGCGCCATGAAATTCCGATGCCGACTCCAACAAAAGAATAGCGACCCAGTCGGATAGAAATTAAAGCGAACGCCTGTCGTTCTTCTATGCGGCAAGAAGCTTCACAGCGCCGCatgtcgctctctttagtttgaTGCATGATGCAGATGCTGACAGCTTCAAGAAGAGTACCGCTGTTAACGATAAAACCTTGACGTCCTGCCCCATGTTGTGACCTTGTGAAATacatattttagttttttttcttttccccacCGCAATGGCTAAGTGGTGAGGGCACTCAGTTACTAAGCGGGAGGACCCGGGTTTTATCAGGGCCGCGAAGgctgcgatggaggcgaaacgcaacaggcAGTCGTGTGCTCTCGACgtaagcgcacgttaaagtaccccatgTGGTCCAAATGAATCCGCAGCCcattacggcgcccctcatattccaggtgtcgctttgggacgttaaactgcacAACCTACAATTCATTTATTTGATTTTATTTATGTACAAACACTGCTGTCTTGATCTGAGATACATGGCAGGGGTGAGTAGAGAACAAATAGAAATGCAAGCAGCGTGTAACATGGTAAGGCAACTGTATTAAAAATTCTTCAAAATATACTGCTCGAAGCAGTACGTCCAAGCCAGGTCCATATTTCAACAGaatgtgaaaagaaaaacgagaaTCGAAAACAGTCCAGCAATGACCTGAATTAAGGGATTAATGTTAAGTGAGCAACGTCGTCGTGATGTTCGGGCTATGTCCCCGATGAGTGACATTGATGCCTGCACACCGGCTGTCTTATAGAGCAGTGTAATGAGTTCGTACGTAACGTCCAGCTGCTGGTCAGTGGCTGCAAAGATAAAATCTTGCGCatgtgatgatgacgatgttggCGAAGAGCTTCTGGTCCCCGCAAACCAAATTTTCGTGACTGCCAGATAAGCGAAATAGTCTGTTACTTCTCCCACAGCATCTACAACTGTAGAGACCGTTTACGAATTGTGTCTGCACGCCTCAGGCCAAGGTGGTGTTATTGAAGTACGCGTAATATCATTGTCATCCTAGTGATAACTTTCTGTGCTTTCAGGCAAGCTGCTGCGCACCGTTCTCCTGCCGGTGTCGAACACCACTTCTTGCTGCTTCGGTGGTGAGAACTACGACGAGCTCTACGTCACCTCGGCCTGGAAGGGGCTCACGCCCGAGCAGATGAGTGCCGAACCACTGGCCGGATCGGTCTTCAAGGTCACCTGTCTCGGAGCTAAGGGCTTCGCGGCTCACACCTTCAACCGCTGACGCCAACAGTGCACACAATTGGGTCTCAACAGAGTAGACCTTCTGAAGTATCGAGACATTGAGCAGAAGGGGGTGGACGTTTGCAGTTGCGGACAGAATATGGACCACGCTGCGGCCCCCAAACTCTTCTGAGAAGCTACCTagcgacagtaaaaaaaaaagatatccgCGTGGGCGTTTTCGTATAAAGGAAGAAAGCATTTCATTTTCTACTACGCAACGCGGGGGAATAGCTTGAACACCAAAGCATGGGCCATACtaatcgatcccggccgcggcaatcgaattttgatggaggcgaaattctagaggcccgtgtactgtgcgacgtcagtgcacgttaaaagaaccccaagtggtcgaaatttctagagcccttcactactgcgtccctcatagcctgagtcactataaacccctataaaccataaaccataaacccttGTTTGTAATTAGTGTCCTGTGTTCTCAAGAACATCGGTGCGGCCTCGATGCCTGAAGGATTTTGAAGTTACGCGATAATAGATGCCACACCGAGAGGGCATCTTTCTTCCTGATTGTGTGTTTCGTGTACGCTTATTATAAATGGAAAGACCCATTGTTCGCCAGCAAACTGGCCTGttacttttttttgttcactATGCCATCTTTAGTCTGTACAGAAATTTGTGGTTTACCACGCCGCCAAACGTCGGCGTGAGTGATCACATGGCGAAGCAATTGGGTGGGAGTCCCTTGGTTCCTGGTATGCCGGATATCTTGAAGATGGCGCCCGCGTCGGGCTGGCTTTGCAGCTGGTCGCGGCTGAGGCCGATGAAGCCCGAAGTGACGAACAGGTCCTCGTAGCGCGGGCCGCCGAagcacagtgacgtcaccagctgcgTAGGCATCCTCACCTTCTGCACCAGGGTGCCTGGAAGAGGCAAGAAGGCAGCTGTACACTCAAACCTGTCTATACAAGCTGGTGACACTTCGCTGAATAGTCGTACCATGGGAAAAGCGCGTGCTCTGATGCTTTTTACACAGGCTGGTTGTGTATATGGAGCTTATAGGAACACTGAGATTAAATTGAAGTTGGTCTTTATCGATAAATTACAGCGCTCTAATTACAAAGAGCAGTTGCAAAACAGAGCTTGCATACGGTgtagaaaacgaaaaaaaaaacaaccaaagtACAGGTTTCGTCATCACCGGTCAATTTCGCAATTTAACTCCAATCACGAATCCCGGAGGCTATGGGCTACACCGGCACTCCAAAACGATggtcacggagtccttttcggcgGAGCTGCCGCTAGCTTAAATCATGTTGCGGGAGCAGTTTCAAAACGCAATTTACTCAGCAATAAACGAGTCTTGTGCTACCGGGCAGACATTAACGTACCCAGAAAGAGCCGTAGAataatttttactgagaacaaaaattggatgAATTTGTCCGCAGTGCCCCATTGACCGAAGCTGCACGCTTTAAAACTCGAATTTACACAGCGAACAGATGCCGCATATCTGGCGGCGCTGTAAGCACGTTTCCAAACCCGAAAACCGGATCCGGAAATTTAAAATCTCTTAGGCGCTCCTCGGTGGATTGTTTGAATGCATTATCAGTTATATGTTTGTTATATCCGAAGCTGGCACTTTAGGTTCGTTATATACGAGGTAAACGCACTAAATTCGTTGCATCCGACGTGGCATACTTAGGTTTGGTATATTCGAGGCGACATATTAAGGTCCATTACATCCGCGGTTAACGATAAGCCATCGCATGCGAGGGGGCATACTAAGGTTAGTTTTATCCTATGTGGTATATGCTATGTTCGTAGCCCGGTGGGCAGATGGGTCACCTGCTAAAAAAACAAAGCGAAACTTTAAGACAAAGAAAAGACGGACACCACCCAATAAGCCTCGCTTGCGGGTCACCTGCCTCGGGCGACTGACGAAGGTCGCCATTTTGGCTTGTACTGACCCTTTTAATGCAAACGAATACTAGCAGGTCGCAGGGTTTTCATTTCCGCTTTAAGCCTACCTTGCACATTTTGCATCCAAAGTGCACGGTACACCTCAACCTCGTATTAACGCAGTTCAAGGACCTGCTGATTACTTCGTAATAGccgcttcgttatagcccgtgttgaccgagctccAAAACGGAATCgtcattacttcgttatatccatccTTTCATTATAACGAGGTATTAGGCTCGCGAGTAAACAAAGAAATATGAAGGACCAGCAGCGATCCTGTGGTGAAGCTCACGCGTTCGTACAGTCGGTAGGCACTGGTTAAAAAACAGTGACTGTGGAAATTAGGTTTTATGCAAGTCCCCGTTTTTGTAGCCCGAAGCATAATACACATTCTCAAGTGCTAGCACAAATTAAAAACAGGGCAGTAAACGGCGTTGCGCACTAAGCTTAAAGCGAGTTGCACTACTCCGAGGGAATATTCTTCGCACATTACCTGTGACGGGATCAATCTTGACGACGTGGCCGCCGTTATAACACGCGACCCACAGCTTGTCTGTTTGGTCGATTGTAATGCCGTCCGGCTGGGCGAGGTCCGAGAAGTTTGGGTTGGTGAAGTCCGTCACCACTTTCTGGTTGGCTGCGCAGTACGAGCGGCTGTTATCAGGGAAATTCTGCTGGCTGTCACTGCCGTCTTTGAGATTTAGGTCACCTTGGGAAAACCACCCTAAACGCATTGGAACGTGAGTTTCATGACCTTGGCGACACTCCTAAATGCAGTGAACCTGTTCCTTTGTGGACAAAGACGCCCATGTGTTCTCGAAACAGCAGAGTTCCAGGAAAAAAAGTGGCTTAGTGACTTAGGCAGACAAGGTGCGATGCTTTTGTCTACCTTGTTTAGCCTTGTCGTACAACCGTACGTGTCTTCCAGCGTTGTTGTTAGGTTTCTTCCCTGCCTCTTGTCAGCTAACATCTACTGTTTTCTCAATGAGGACCAATGAGCCCAAGTTCCTACGCTAGTGAAGTACATCCTACTGACGCGGCGGTGAACATGCAGCGGTTCATGTTGGCACTGAGAGTAGTGGGCACACTCACTGATGTCACCGTGGGCGAGGTCAAAGTCGTAGACGTACAGCTTGCCGGGCACAGAGTCGACGAAAAACATCTTCCTGTTGTCGGCTGTCCAGGCGATGCCGTTAGGAAGGGTGATGCGCTCGATGTGCTTGCGGATGTGTTTcttctcaatgctgtacatagAGCCCTGTTCGAGCTCCACGTTCATGGGCTTCTTGTCGATCGCCATGGTGCCTGCAGTTGGTGAGGAGGCATCGCGCAAACAGCTGCGGTTACAGGCAGTCACATGACGCGGGAACACATGCCATCTTTTTCAATGGTTACCATCAGACTGGTGCGTTTAGCGGAGGTCTACAAGAAATTCTAAAGAGGCGACGCGGACAGTTCTCAAAGTCCATGGGGTCGAGGCGGCAGGGGTTGGCTACGAGTTACACAGCAGATCCCAACAACAAACTCAGTGAGCTCCGAACTTTAGAAGACATCGGTAAATTCTAACTTAGGaatactaggcgcgaacacacacagacacaaggaaggatgggggggggggagcattgtCCCGTATCCTTCCTTGTATCTGTGTGTGTTAGCGCCTAGTACCTAAGATGAAttgtaaccaactcgcccaagatgACGTTCTTTTAGGTACATTCTAAGCTACGGAAATGGTTGTACATTATGACCTCCACAACATAACGTGTAAGACTCGAGGAATGGAAACATAGTGCGTGGCTTTACGAGATGCGGTCGTGAAGCCCATCGCAGATTGCATCTGTGGTCGCACTCTCTGGAAAAGTTGAGACATGTGATCTACCATGTGCTTAAtcgtgtaactcctgcgtctGAAACTATTCTCACAAAACCCGCGGCGACCGCATAGTATCGGCGCTCCACGTGGATCGTACGGTACATTGGTATTCTACATTTCAGTTTTTCAGATTTTTGTAAATGAAATCGAGTTTGTGGCCTGGGTAGCCCGAAAGGTGAATCACTTGCGTTTAAACCTGCGAGCCCCCACTCTTTCATTTACAGCCAATTCCCACTGAGATGAAAGCAAATTGATAGTAGGATTGCAGGTTTCAGTTAATACATTTGGGTTTTGCATAAGACGCAGCAGCCATCAAGGCTGCATTGCACCATATGACGCTTTAGGCTTGCATATGACAGCCCTTTACGGCTTGACGCTACTCTATTCAGAGAGTGAGGCAGCTAAGGCTATTGTTTTCACGGCGCCCCAATTGCGCTCGCGGGGTACTTGCCCGTCCAGAGGCGTCCAGCAGCATCGCACTTGGCGTCGTTGAGCCGGGTGCCTGAGTTGTCGGTCTCCACCATGGCGACCAGTTCTTCGTGGCGTTTCTTCATGTCAGTCAGCTTGACGTAGTGGTTGTGGCCAATGACAATCTTGTGGTGGTGGTTCGCCAGAGGAATCGCGAACGGGATCGTGCCCTCTGCCGCATAAGGAATGGAGAGAGACACGCGCCGGCGTTGTTAGAATGCGAAGATGGAAATTTGGGGGCCCTGCACTACGTCGCGCTGAGTGGACTCGGAGATATTGCGAAAGCCAAACCATGACTCGACGGAGCCCCTACGCCAGTTTCACGCGTTGGCGGAGCAGCTGagcaaggcctccgccgctggcgctccATCAAAGGTTGAAGCTTCACACACACCTCgtgtttttcagctttgctagtgaagtagtgctctCGCAATAAAAAGTGATATTCTTCCTTGGTACAATAAACAATGTCGCGGCCACTGACAGGAATCCAGCACAACTCCTGGGAACATTAAACGACGCTCTAACATAGCCTAGCTGCCTCTTAATCGCACCACAAAAGAACGAGaaagtcctgcctgtgaaagtcCTTACTACAATCGTGCAGAGCTGATGACAACCCTGCAAAGATGTTTTTCGGGGCACCGGTCTTAAGCCATGCCACGCTATTATAATTACACACTATATATAAGTACAAAAACATCCACGCAATGAGCGTAGCCACATGCGCGCGTTTACTTGACACGTAAATTAAAGAACGCGCCCGCAGAGCTTACTTTCCCCAGATCTACAACCTCGTTGGTGCTTCAGAGCAGACGTCCTGCTAAGTGCTAAGAACGTATTCCCGACAGCTACGCGCCTGGGTCGATGGTATAGATCGTCAGATCTCGCGCGCTATAATGAGGGCACCGACCACGCTGTATACTGTGCTCATCCAGCCAAGGCCGTCCACGAGGCCCAGTGACAGTGCGCACACTCACCGAAGTGTATGGTGTCGATGTCCTCGTGAGTTTCCGGGTCGAGCCGGCTCACGCAGCCAGCGTAGCAATCCACATATAGCAGTGCCTGCGCCCTCTCGTCCCAGTGCGGTCCCTCGCCGAGCTGACAGCGACGCTTAGACGCCACACGAACCCGCAGGCCAGGCATCGTCGAGCTCCTTGCGAGTCGGCTCCGACGCTATTGCGCGCCCCCGTGGGAACACTGCACGGGGCTCGCCCGAACCAAGCCCGGGTCAGCCTCAGTCGCGAGGGTTAGCGACGACTGCTAGGGAAGGCCCTGGCTGGGTCGGCGTGACCCGTTCGGAAGGCGCCAGTGGGGCGCCTAGAATCAACGGCGAGTGCACATATGGTGGCGCTGGCACGACATGGTGCAGCGCGAGCTCAGAACGCGAATCAGCTGGGGGCACGTCTTCTTTCTTGTCTTCGATCGGGATTGCCAATCACTATTAAGATAGCTGCTCGGGATCGGGTGGTAGCTGTATTCTGTGCAGCAGCTTTCTGCAGCCGCAGGTATCAATGATCTTTTCCCCCAGGAGTCAACGACGCCGTAGTCTGAACACTCCGACGTTCATTAGTCAGCAGACAATGTTCAACACTATAGGAAGGGAACAGCAACTAGTTTACAATTgttagcgaggcgctggaagtggtaaacgaatacgtctacttagggcaggtagtgaccgcagatccggtaCGCGAGAGTGAAATaatgaagaataagaatggggcggagcgcatttggcaggtgatttcagatcatgaatgacagtgtACCATTTTACAttaagagaaaagtgtataacagctgtatctcaccgatactcacctatggggcagaaacgaagaggctaaagaaaagggtaaAACTTAAGGACATAATAGCGAgatatatggaaagaaaaatggtaggtgtaacgctgagaggcaggaagagggcagggtgggtcagggatcaaaaacgggtcaatgacatcctagacgaaatcaagaggaagaaatgggcttgggcaggccatgtaatgcgaaaggAAATACAAccaatggtccttaagggtaacagactgcaCTCCAAGATAAGGGACGCGTAGCAGggaacggcagaaagttaggtgggcggatgagattaagaagtttccagGGATTTATGGcggccgcagctagcacagggcagggttaattggagagatatgagagaggccttggtcctgcagtggacttagtcaggctgatgatgatgatgaatggctGCGCCCTTTACCAAGGGCATGGAGCAAAGGTTGCCACTGTACCTATTCGCGCGAACCGTTCATCTGCTCTCCAGGAACAGTGTTGCCCACGCGCAAAACTATTTCCGCTTTATACGGCATCTGCTTGGAGCGTTTCTCTGGAGGATTCGTCGGcgccggcttttttttttgaaagcgaaatttattgccccagggcatcagtgatgggtgaaggtgtgatgcatgatctaaatgaatggaaaaaggttagctgatttgatgaagtccagtagataacgatggtacggtccctgcgtccaggcaatgtatgaagcagggttgcttggtgaaagacctgctaccatcaggtgccggctccttgtaggcttgagagctagGCAGTCCGAGAGTTTTGACGGCGGTGCGCCCATGTATACGCCGAAACTCGAGCACGCGGCCTGCGAAACCATATCACGCTGCGCGGTGCGCACGACTCGCTGCGCCTCGACAGAGGTCATAGGAAACACCCAATATCCGTTTGGTCTTCGTTTCCGCTGCACGGTCTGAACGTTTGCCAGTGCATTTCGCGTGCTTTACGCTATCGGCGTTCCGCTGGTTTCACACAGTCCAGACTATATCGAGACAGCGGCGGAAATGAAAGCGCGAGACGATTTCCGTTGACACAGAGGCGGCCATAATCAAAGCAATGGCAGCCGAATTCGGTCTGGCGTACCCAGCCTCCACCACAAGGCACTGTTGTCATGCAGAGAAGCCGCGTGGCGACTGTTGTGACAAGCGTACTCGTGCGTCATGCGGAGAAGCCAACCAAAATGGGCACTCGAGATTGAATTTCTACCGAGGGTACGCTTTTACAGCGGTCAGTGCGGTAGAAGGCCTAGAAAATGACGCTTAACATTCAGATTTCAGGTGTGTCGGTCTTTGCATGATTCCGGTGACCACAGCGGTGACAGCACTCATCAGCAGCTGGTTAATTGCCAGTAATGTTGTTCTCGGTCAACGCTGTGGTAGGCAAGGCCACTGGAATGCGGCAATTGCGGCCGAGGTTACTGACAGCTAAAAAGAAGCAACGGCTATAACGAAATAGTAATGGAATAACGAGGATCCTTCAACTTTGTTGCAATGCGATTCAACTGTAACTAAGAATAAAGTCATCTTATTATAAGAATGAGACCAAGAGTGCCCTTCATGCCTTGAAGCAAATGACGGATGCAGTCATGATTTGCCATAAATTCTTCCGAGTGAATTTGCGTTATCAAGAAGGCTAGTGCAGATTTTACACGCATGCAGCCACAAAGATTAAATATAGTGTGATAGAAGGAAGCAGAGAGATTCTTTATTTTCTCCTCAGTCATGAACAATTTATGAAACAATTCACTTTTGAGTACATAAAAAAAGGATAAATAATACATAACACAAAACCTGAACATGTGCATACCAAAAACAGCTTacttagaacaaaaaaaaacttaatttgaCAGGTAGCAAAAATACCCAGTGTGTAACCTCTCACTCGTCATTCACAAACTCGCAAAgggacaaacacacacacaccagcatGCGCACGTGAACAAATGATGTGAACCTAAAGCTCGTCAGTGAACCGACTGGTGTTGTGCAGGTGCTCCCCATAGTCAGTCGCTTCACTTCCAACAAAAAGTTCGTGGTGGTCTACAATTTCTTGTATGGAGAGCTTGCCATTATTGTCGGTGTCAGCGTTGGCTATAAGATGCTCTGCTTCTTGTTCGGCGATTTCACTGGAAGCAAGgcaatgaaaggaagaaaggaagtgtGAGACCTTCATATTCATTTCCAGCATATAGGTAATCAGTATACAAATACTACAGCTTTACCGTCATTCAGCcaatgagtgaaaaaaaaaacctaagcgcTCCTATAAAGAGCACTTTGATTACTTGTTAAAACAATATAACATAACAAATATACACATCTTTAAAATATGCATGCTGTTGCAAAAATTTTAACTCCGAGTACTCTAACATCACGCAATTAGAGACAGCAAATCTGTGTGGAAACGTTCAATATTGCCCTGTAGTCATTCAGTGCACACGCGTTGGCATTGTTAGGGGAAACACTGAAGTTGCTATGCCAGATGGTCATCAGCAGGATGCCACTAGGCTACTAAATTTTAATGAGAAGATGATTTCCACGAGGTAGGTGCGGAGCCGTGCAGAACGCCTGAGCATAGTGATAAAGTACCAATAAAATGTGGGCAACTCGGTTCTGGTTCGTGCTGGCAAATGCGGTAGCTTTTGAGTCTTCCCATGAAAATAGTGGGGATGACAATATGTCTTGGATGACAGAGCAGTCAATAAAGGCTTAAACTGTGGAGGCATGTTTCAGACAGCTCCTTTG
This portion of the Amblyomma americanum isolate KBUSLIRL-KWMA chromosome 10, ASM5285725v1, whole genome shotgun sequence genome encodes:
- the LOC144108795 gene encoding regucalcin-like, coding for MSVSAASIRRSKLGEGPHWDPASKTLLYVDAPVGDLCRLDVHTKDTSGVHLDGLVTIAIPYKSDPNLNVITLDREIRKFDWTTSKSEVLTQVDSDKPTNNFNDGKCDVTGRLWAGTTGEHKDAELIQKENGSLFSIDSTTLKVTAHVTKVNLSNGMTWSPDNLSMFYVDSFTRSVYSFGFDAASGQLSNRQVLVDFNSKEEYTQCGYPDGMTVDVNGKLWVACYAAGRVINIDPDTGKLLRTVLLPVSNTTSCCFGGENYDELYVTSAWKGLTPEQMSAEPLAGSVFKVTCLGAKGFAAHTFNR
- the LOC144108794 gene encoding regucalcin-like; translated protein: MPGLRVRVASKRRCQLGEGPHWDERAQALLYVDCYAGCVSRLDPETHEDIDTIHFEGTIPFAIPLANHHHKIVIGHNHYVKLTDMKKRHEELVAMVETDNSGTRLNDAKCDAAGRLWTGTMAIDKKPMNVELEQGSMYSIEKKHIRKHIERITLPNGIAWTADNRKMFFVDSVPGKLYVYDFDLAHGDITNQKVVTDFTNPNFSDLAQPDGITIDQTDKLWVACYNGGHVVKIDPVTGTLVQKVRMPTQLVTSLCFGGPRYEDLFVTSGFIGLSRDQLQSQPDAGAIFKISGIPGTKGLPPNCFAM